The Moorena producens PAL-8-15-08-1 genomic interval TGGAGCTGGGAGCGCAACTCATCCCAAGCCTGTTCATCCTGAATATCTTCATCCCTAAATCCTGCCTCCAGGACTGCTGTATACCTAGAATCAATCCCCAAATGCTTAGCCACTATGTGTAAATAGTTCTGCTCAGTAGGGTCAATTTCCCCATCCGCCGCTGACATATCATAAGCAAAGCACAACAAGAGTAGCTTCTCAGCATCGCTTAGAGGCTTACTCAAAGTTAACCATTCGGGGCAATTAGACGCAGTAGGGTTCCGCTTAACTTCCCGAAGCAGAAGTCCGATCAAGAACGGCCCCAATTGACGCAAATCATCCTCCTCGGGAGGCGTTAAGCGGTCAATGGTTTTTGCCAGCAGCTGTGTTTCTTCTTCTACCACTTGACCATCCGCCAACATTACTTCCAAGGAAATAGTGACTAAGGATACCACAAAAATCATGGTTGGTGTAATATCTAGCACACTGAGTTGCCTTCCCACCAGACGAGACAAGTATTCAACAACTTGCTGATTTACCAGTCGGATACCTAAAGCCTCAAACTGTTCTGGTTGCAGCTTTGATTGCAACTCTTCCCAAACCGACTGATCTGGGAACTCCTCACCCTTGAACCAAGTTTCCATCAGCACTGGGTACCGGGAGTCAATGCCTAGGGAATTTGAGGCTAGCTGTAAATACTGGCTTTCATTGGGGTCAATCGTCCCATCCACCGCTGACATGGCATAGCAAAAGTTAAGGAGCAAAATTCGCTCTGACTCAGACAGGGAGGTGGTTAGCTTTAACCACTGCTGAGGATTTTGATAAACCGGATTCTTCTCTAGTCCAGAAAGCAAACGCTGCACCAATTGACGGACATCCCTCTGGGGGGGTACTAATCGCTCAATGGTTTTCTCTAGTAGCTGCTTCTCTTCGTCCTGTACAACGCCATCAGCATACATGACTCCCATCCCAAGGGTTACTAGGGCAGCTAAAAACCTCACAGGCGGTGTTATATCGTCTTGAGTGAGGTTTCGTCCGGTTAGGTGGGACAAAAGTTCAATAGTCATTTTTTTAGTTAGGTATTAGGTATTAGGTATTAGGTATTAGGTATTAGGTTTTAGGTATCACTGAGTGGGATCACATCTCAAGGGCTAATTGGATTTCTATTAATGTCGCTTATTCTGGGGTTAAGTATAAAAATTAGATTACTGTGCCAACTTTCCAACCTTTGGCTTCTAGTTGTGCTTTTTTCCCTAGCTCCATCCCACTACTCCTGTTTATCTCTATCGTATTTTTATGCTCACTTTTGTCAATTATAAATAACCCTGAATAGCTGTTACGTTTTGGGTGTTAGGTCTTAGGCTAATAGTGTTAGACTCGGTGAGTGCGATCGCATCCTTTGACTAGTGCGATCACATCCTTTGGCTTAGATTGAACCCTTGGTCATGGGATCCCATAAATAGAAGAGATATTCGTGGATTCTGTAACCGGTAATCCTCAATTGGTAGTAAAAGGGAATCGTCCCCTACTGTTGGATGAGCTAAAGAAGATTTGGCTGATTAAGTCCGGTTCTATTGCTATATTTGCCGTTGAGCGTAACGATGGTGTTCTAGAGGGGCGACGCCGTTATCTATTCAGCCTGGGAGTGGGTGAGGCTTTGTTTGGGATGGGGGCGAATGCCCAAGACAAGCCTTACACCATGCTAGCTGTGGCAATTGAAGAAGCAACAGTTTGTCAGTTAAGCACTAGCCAAATAGAACTAGAAGGGAATAGTAAGGGTAAAACAGGCACCCAAATTTCCCAGGGTATCATTACGTTGACCGAGAAATGGATTGAGGGATTTTCCATCTTCCCTGGTGTAGTTACTCCGTCTACGGTATTGGATACCTCAGCAGTTTACAGTTGGGAGTCCCTACAGTCCCATCTGGATCAGCTATACAGTAACCTCTACCACTACCTCGCTAAACTCGAACAGACAGAATCAGCTCAAAAACTGACTCAGTTCCAAGAACGGGAACGCCTCAATCAGCAAGTTACCACGGAAGCGATTGCAGAACTAGCATCTGTGATCAAGCCCCAGTTAAAAGAGAGTTTTCAACAAGGAACCCCCCTGTTAATTGCCGCTGGTGCTGTAGGACGGGCGATGGGGATTCAAATTAACCCCCCCGCCCAGTCAGAAGACCTCAATCGAGTCCGAAAACCCATAGAAGCGATCGCTCGTGCTTCCCGCATTCGGATCCGGCGAGTGATTCTACGTGACTACTGGTGGAAGAAGGACAATGGGCCTCTATTAGCCTACACCCGAGAGGATAATCGACCTGTGGCACTGCTACCAATAGGGGTGGGTGAGTATGAGGTCCTAGACCCAGAATCAGGAAAGCGTTTCCCAGTCAATGGCAATAATGCTAGTTTCGTTGCTCCCATGGCTTATATGTTTTATCGGTCATTCCCCGATCAAGCAATTAAAGCCCTAGACTTACTCCAGTTTACCCTTAGAGGTCGTAGCAAAGAGTTAATCACCCTGATGTTGACGGGAGTCGCCGCTGCTGTTTTGGGAATGGTCACTCCTCAAGCCACTGCCATTCTGATTGACAATGCTATTCCCGATGCTGACCGGGGATTATTAGGACAGGTAGGGTTAGGACTGTTAGCAGCTAGCTTTGGCAGTGCCATCTTTCAAGTGGCTCAAGGGCTTGCCACCTTGAGATTACAAACGATTAGCGAAGCTACCAGCCAAGCCGCTGTTTGGGACCGATTATTAAACCTAAGAATTTCTTTTTTTCAGCAATATTCCACCGGAGACTTAATATCTCGGGTTTCAGCAATTTCTGAGATCCGTAACCGACTGAGTGGCACAGTTATGCAAACTCTATTCACCAGTTTTTTCTCTCTCTTAAATTTGGGTTTGCTGTTCATCTACGATGCCCAATTAGCCTTAGTCCCGTTAGGAGTGGCATTAACTGCAATCATTCTGACCACTACCTCTAGTATTTTAACCCGGCGCAAGCTAAGGCCTTTGCAACAGCTAGCAGGAGAAATTTTTGGACTGACGGTGCAGCTAATTGGTGGTGTTTCTAAACTCCGGGTAGCAGGGGCAGAAAATCGGGCATTTGCCTACTGGGCTAAATACTATACTCAGCAAATTAAGCTGGTGCTAAGTACGCAGTTAATTGAAGACTTACTGAAGGTATTTAATACCATAC includes:
- a CDS encoding TerB family tellurite resistance protein, whose protein sequence is MTIELLSHLTGRNLTQDDITPPVRFLAALVTLGMGVMYADGVVQDEEKQLLEKTIERLVPPQRDVRQLVQRLLSGLEKNPVYQNPQQWLKLTTSLSESERILLLNFCYAMSAVDGTIDPNESQYLQLASNSLGIDSRYPVLMETWFKGEEFPDQSVWEELQSKLQPEQFEALGIRLVNQQVVEYLSRLVGRQLSVLDITPTMIFVVSLVTISLEVMLADGQVVEEETQLLAKTIDRLTPPEEDDLRQLGPFLIGLLLREVKRNPTASNCPEWLTLSKPLSDAEKLLLLCFAYDMSAADGEIDPTEQNYLHIVAKHLGIDSRYTAVLEAGFRDEDIQDEQAWDELRSQLHPDQFQYLDMVFVDAARYILDCLEVCSF
- a CDS encoding NHLP bacteriocin export ABC transporter permease/ATPase subunit, with the protein product MDSVTGNPQLVVKGNRPLLLDELKKIWLIKSGSIAIFAVERNDGVLEGRRRYLFSLGVGEALFGMGANAQDKPYTMLAVAIEEATVCQLSTSQIELEGNSKGKTGTQISQGIITLTEKWIEGFSIFPGVVTPSTVLDTSAVYSWESLQSHLDQLYSNLYHYLAKLEQTESAQKLTQFQERERLNQQVTTEAIAELASVIKPQLKESFQQGTPLLIAAGAVGRAMGIQINPPAQSEDLNRVRKPIEAIARASRIRIRRVILRDYWWKKDNGPLLAYTREDNRPVALLPIGVGEYEVLDPESGKRFPVNGNNASFVAPMAYMFYRSFPDQAIKALDLLQFTLRGRSKELITLMLTGVAAAVLGMVTPQATAILIDNAIPDADRGLLGQVGLGLLAASFGSAIFQVAQGLATLRLQTISEATSQAAVWDRLLNLRISFFQQYSTGDLISRVSAISEIRNRLSGTVMQTLFTSFFSLLNLGLLFIYDAQLALVPLGVALTAIILTTTSSILTRRKLRPLQQLAGEIFGLTVQLIGGVSKLRVAGAENRAFAYWAKYYTQQIKLVLSTQLIEDLLKVFNTILPTLSQMIIFAVAVQSITKSQSGQGLSTGTFLAFNTAFGTFITGATDLSNTLINILEIGILWERTQPILEATPELDLSKADPGRLSGQLKLDHVSFRYRQDSPLILENITIQANPGEFIALVGPSGSGKSTIIRLLLGFETSENGTIYYDGQDLSGLDISAVRRQLGVVLQNGRINSASIFDNIASGALVTMDEAWEAAKMAGFADDIQAMPMGMHTVISEGGTNLSGGQRQRLLIARALVLKPRLLIFDEATSALDNRTQNIVSQSIDELRVTRIVIAHRLSTIRNADRIYVLEAGRVVQQGTFEELLNQEGLFANLMARQMA